The region ATCGAACTTACTTCTATCTGAATTGTCTGCTTTTCTCTAAAGCAAAAAACCAGTTAGAGTTCTGCTGCCACATGCTCCGGGGCACCATCGACCCCAAAGAGCCTCCCGTCTACGAGTACGTCAAGTTTATCGGCAACTTCAAATCTCTCAACAGCGGTAAGTGCCATAGCTGTGCTGCGCCGATGTGTCGTTGTTCTCACGTAGCTTTGTTTAGCCTGTTGTATGCCGGCTGACGGTCAGGGTGGCTTGGTCACGGAAACGGCAGTGGAATCTTTGCTTGAAACAGGATCGAGAGCTTTGCTCAGCAGCATGTGATTTCATGCTCGGTTTACGGAGCCGAATGCAGCATTTCTTTCAGATACAGATCACTACATGTAGTGAGGTATATAGCCTGCCATTGGCTCTTACATCCAGCACAGCGGACTGTCGTCACTGACGGGTTCCTTAGTGCACCGGAGAGTTTACTgatatttgtgatttttttaattggttgaGTTAGTGTTTAGTGCTGCCACctagtgactgtgtgtatgcctgtgcgCCCTGATTTCATACCATCTTTATCCTTCGTCTATTCTGTTTATCATTGCGTCCTCCTGCAGTGCCTAACTCCACACGGAACGGATTTGAAGGTGTGATCCAGCGCTCGCTCAGACCCTCGTATGAAGACCGCGTGTGTTTCATTGCCACTGTGAGGTTAGCCAAACCTCAGTTTATCAAGGTGGGCTGTTCAGTGGTTTGTGTCCCTTTCTAGGAAAAGTATGTCAATATAGaagcctcgtgtgtgtgtgtttgtgtgtttctagaTTTCTTGGGAAGTGACTGATATTCTAGATGTTTGCACACTACTCATATGAACATGTATTCTAGCTCGGGGAAATCAACAgtattatgtttttataaactCTGCAGGAGATGTGCACTGTGGAGGAACCCAATGAGGAGTTCACTTCCAGACACAGCTTAGAGTGGAAATTCCTTTTCCTGGACCAcaggtgtgtctctgtgtgtgtccccctctctctctctctctctctctctttttatctctctctctatccctctttGTGTCACACAgtggtgaactccatgtgacTAAGGTGTGTAAATAGAAACGTGTTGTGTTGTCTCTAGGGCTCCACCTATCATAGGTTACCTGCCTTTTGAAGTTTTGGGCACGTCGGGGTACGATTACTATCACGTTGATGACTTGGAGACCCTTGCAAAGTGCCATGAAcaccgtgagtgtgtgtgtgtgtgtgagagagagtgtgtgattgtagtgtgtttttatgtgagTAGTACTACATAGAAGTTGTTTAAATCCTTGCTTTGAGTGTGATGTTCCACTGGGTGATAATgtcgatgtgtgtgtggtgcagtgaTGCAGTATGGGAAAGGGAAGTCGTGCTATTATCGCTTCTTGACCAAAGGGCAGCAGTGGATTTGGCTGCAGACTCACTACTACATCACCTACCACCAGTGGAACTCTCGGCCCGAGTTCATCGTCTGCACACACACCGTTGTCAGGTGAGgctgtttctacacacacacggatactTGGTGCTCAGGATCGGGGggtgtgactggtgtgtgttcGGTCTTGCTTTAGCTATGCTGAGGTCAGAGCTGAGCAGCGCAGGGAACTGGGCATCGAGGAGTCGCCTCCTGAGATCTCTGCAGACAAGGTGTGTAATGTGGAATTATAAAACATcgcataatctttttttttttttttttttttctccttcctctcGTACGTCTGTGTGATTGTACTTTTCTCTTGCTTTGTTGCTCAGTCTCAGGACTCAGGCTCTGAGTCTCAGTTGAACACCTCCAGCCTGAAGGAGGCACTGGAGCGCTTCGATCAAAGTCGCACGCCCTCGGCTTCCTCACGGAGCTCACGGAAATCCTCCTCACACACCGCCGTGTCCGACCCCACCTGTACGTATCGACACAACTGCCTCATGACACTCATTACGGAGACAGATTTTAACCTTCTGCTAAAGCTAAACTGGCTTTGTTAGAATATCCTGGTTAGAGTTGTGCGCTATACACATATTAGCCCTGATTTTGTGcgattgttcttttttttttttccagtttattgCCGATTATATTAAATTCCCAGTACTGCCAACATTGCAACTTTTGCATAGGAGTTTCagaatcaagaagcttttattgtcatttcaaccatatatagctgttgcaatacacagtgaaatgagacaaggtttctccaggatcatggtgctacataacacaaagacagagctataaggacttagtaagttagtcctagatacataaagtgcaactgtgcatcctggtgcaaacagtgcaggacaagacaaacaagacagacaagacagtgcaggacaaaaatgaaaagacaatacaaaaaagactatacacaaaagacaataaacagaaacagtgccgatcagtgtaaatactgtttgttcattctagtattccTGCACACGTAATATAGTTTGAACACcgtgttatagcagcaggtcactgagataatgtaaagaattgtgcaaaaccgcaaacgactgaaatgtgagacagtatgtgaaaagtgtgcaaaaacagcatgtaaacaggttgctggatatatattggaagtgtgtgtatatggtgtagttctgtgcagtccatacagttgatgtgcgtgtgtgttgtgctcagtacagttcagttcagttattgagacgtctgatggcttgtgggaagaaactgttacacagtctggtcgtgagggcccgaatgcttcggtacctttttccagacggcaggagggtgaagagtgtgtgtgaggggtgtgtggggtcatccacaatgctgttggctttgcggatgcagcgtgtggtgtaaatgtccatgatagaaggaagagagactccaatgatcttctcagctgtcctcgttatccgctgcagggtcttgcgatccgagatggtgcagttcccaaaccagacagtgatgcagctgctcaggatgctctcagtggtccctctgtagaacatggtctgGATGGGGGGaggatgtgcctttctcagcctttgtaagaagtagagatgctgctgggctttattggtgatggagctggtgttgagtgaccagctgaagttctccgctagatgaacaccaagaaatttggtgctcttgacgatctctgcagatgatccgtcgatgttcagcggagagtgttcgctctgtgctctcctaaagtcaacaaccatctctttagttttatcaacattcagagacaggttgttggctctgcaccaggcagttagctgttgcacctcctccctgtatgctgactcattgttcttgctgatgagacccaccacagtggTGTCGTTGGCGAACTTAataatatggttcgatctgggctttgctgcacagtcgtgagtcagcaaggtgaacagcagtggactgagcacacagccctgaggggctccagtgttcagtgtggtggtgtttgagatgctgttcctgatccggactgactgaggtctcccagtccagaagtccaggatccagttgcagagggaggtgttcagtcccagcaggctcagcttctcaatcaggtgctgagggatgagccttccatgggttaactctgcagagtacagatagacagagtacctggtcgccGGGGGGAGGGGTGGTCTTCCTTGCCCTATGTTGTTCTGCGCCTCAAACCGAGCATAAAAGTCGATTTTCATaaaaaatcttcttgacttgactcttgactctttCAAAACAGCACccaaatatacattaaaaaaggtCCGAACCACAGCATACTTCTTTCTTATAAAATGAGAGGTGATTGTGAAACGTATAACTCCTAGCATGTGAGAAGATTTTTAgatatttctccttttttcccaTCTCACGCTCTTGCAGAATATTTTGAGTTCATTACTGCAATAAAATCTATTAATAGTCTATTCACTGTGGCTAATAATATACAggtaatgtgtatatttaactaaactatatggccaaaagtgtcTAGACGCGTGTCCAGTTGTACAGCATTTTTTTGTCTGCTGTAGtctgtttctcttcactggaactataacactcaaacactgttccagtGTGACAATgtacctgtgcacaaagcacagagctccatgaagacatgatgtATTAAGGTTttagtggaagaactcgagtgtcctgcacagagctctgactctgactcaaccccactgaacacctttgtgatgaactggaacactgactgaaccccagacctcctcactcttacatcatcagtgtcttatctcactaatgctcttgtagctgaatgatcactaatccccacagacacacactccaacatttAGTGGAAAAACTTCTCATAGGAGTGGAGAacattttataacaataaacacagggggaataaatctggaatgagatgttcaacaagcacatattgGTGTATGACGTAGTATAGGCTGACCACGGATGTTTATGTAAGCAGATGTGTACGGTATATGAACATTGCCTCTCATGTAGCAGATGTGTGcacagatacagtacacacactgatatgAAAGTATAACATGACCCAACACCGTTCAGCACCAGCTCCTAGGCTTATTACACGGAAAATGACTAGACTAGTAATGTAAAGGTTGTCATAAACAgtagttttatttgtgtgtgtgtgtgtgtgtgtgtgtgtgtgtgtgtgtgtgtgcgcgtgcgtgcgtgcagcCACCCAGACAAAGCTACAGGCAGAGCACAGTACGCCACCCCGCCAATCTGTGTCTACTATTGAGAAGACTTCTCAGCGCCGGTCATCTATCAGCAGCCaggtgcgtgcgagtgtgtgtgtgtgtgtgagtgcgtgcatgCGAGTGAGTGTATCATCGAGTAAAGTAAAATGGTTCCCAGGTTCTTGTATTGTCCTTTAAAAGTTATAGCTCATTAAATCTCTTGGTGATATTGATcgtgtttgtttatctgtgtcTCTCCAGTCGATGAGCTCTCAGAACACGGGCCAGACCATGTCAACTTGTCTGGTGTCTCAGCCTCAGCAGCCACAGCAGCCACAGCACCCACAGCAGCTACAGACCACTGTGCAGgtaacacagacatacacacacacacacacacacacacacacattattgcaGACTAGAGTTCAGTTTTCCAAACAGGTTTGTTCAGAGACTTAATAGACCTTTGGTCATGGTTTTAGCCtttgttcatatatatatatacgtatatatacacgtatatgtatatatatatatatatatgtgtgtgtgtgtgtgtgtgtgtgtgtgtgtgtatgcatcaTAAAGCTCTGGGATGTAGCTGTATGACTCAGACATTGATAATTGTGTGTATCCTGAACACTGCATCATGCCTtaaatataaactgttaaaCTGAGTCATTCTTCATTAATGATTTTTCTTATATGTTAAGATTATTCAGCCATGTGACTAATAgtcaaatgaaacatttatattgtgtgtttCCTACCACAGATTAGTCATTTCCTTAACGATTGTCTTCCTGTATCCTCATTAACAGGCAACTTGCATTATGCGTgaccaatatttatttatttatttatttttacagccaGTGCTGCAGTTCTCAACCCAGCTTGATGCCATGCAGCACCTAAAGGATCAGCTGGAGCAGCGCACACGCATGATCGAGGCAAACATCCAGAGGCAGCAGGAGGAGCTGCGACAAATTCAGGATGAGCTTCAGAGGGTTCAGGGTCAGGGCTTACAGGTGAGTGCAGTGGGGTGAAGTGGAGTGCAGTGGGGTGAAGCGACTGGAGAGAGTGGAGTGAAGTGAGTGCAGAGAGTGGAGTGAAGTGAGTGCAGAGAGTGGAGTGAAGTGAGTGCAGAGAGTGGAGTGAAGTGAGTGCAGAGAGTGGAGTGAAGTGAGTGCAGAGAGTGGAGTGAAGTGAGTGCAGAGAGTGGAGTGAAGTGAGTGCAGAGAGTGGAGTGAAGTGAGTGCAGAGAGTGGAGTGAAGTGAGTGCAGAGAGTGGAGTGAAGTGAGTGCAGAGAGTGGAGTGAAGTGAGTGCAGAGAGTGGAGTGAAGTGAGTGCAGAGAGTGGAGTGAAGTGAGTGCAGAGAGTGGAGTGAAGTGAGTGCAGAGAGTGGAGTGAAGTGAGTGGAGTGAAGTGCGTGGAGTGGAGTGAAGTGCAGTGCAGAGAGTGGAGTGCAGTGCAGAGAGTGGAGTGCGTGGAGTGCAGAGAGTGGAGTGCGTGGAGTGCAGAGAGTGGAGTGCAGAGAGTGGAGTGCAGAGAGTGGAGTGCAGAGAGTGGAGTGCAGAGAGTGGAGTGCAGAGAGTGGAGTGCAGAGAGTGGAGTGCAGAGAGTGGAGTGCAGAGAGTGGAGTGCAGGGAGTGGAGTGCAGGGAGTGGAGTGCAGGGAGTGGAGTGGagggagtggagtggagtgcaGGGAGTGGAGTGCAGGGAGTGCAGGGAGTGGAGTGCAGAGAGTGGAGTGCAGAGAGTGGAGTGCAGAGAGTGGAGTGCAGAGAGTGGAGTGCAGAGAGTGGAGTGCAGAGAGTGGAGTGCAGAGAGTGGAGTGCAGAGAGTGGAGTGCAGAGAGTGGAGTGCAGAGAGTGGAGTGCAGAGAGTGGAGTGCAgagagtggagtggagagagTAAAGTGAAGCGGGTGGAGTGGAGAGAGTAAAGTGAAGCGAGTGGAGTGGAGAGAGTAGAGTGAAGCGAGTGGAGTGGAGAGAGTagagtggagagagtggagtggagagagtggagtgAAGCgggtggagtggagtggagagagtggagtgcagagagtggagtggagtggagagagtagggtggagtggagtggagagagtagggtggagtggagtggagagagtagggtggagtggagtggagagagtagggtggagtggagtggagagagtagggtagagtggagtggagtggagagagtagggtagagtggagtggagtggagagagtagggtagagtggagtggagagagtagggtggagtggagtggagagagTAGGGTAGTGTGGAGTGGAGAGAGTAGGGTGGAGAGGGGGGAGTGGAGAGAGTAGGGTGGAGTGGAGAgagtagagtggagtggagagagtagagtggagtggagtgagagGTAGGGTGGAGTGGAGAGGGTGGAGAGAGTAGAGTGGAGTGGGTGGAGTGGAGAgagtagagtggagtggagagagtagagtggagtggagagagtagagtggagtggagagagTAGAGTAGGGTGGAGAGAGTAGAGTAGGGtggagtggagagagtggagtggagagagTGCAGAGAGTGGAGTGAAGTGAGTGCAGAGAGTGGAGTGAAGTGAGTGCAGAGAGTGGAGTGAAGTGAGTGCAGAGAGTGGAGTGAAGTGAGTGCAGAGAGTGGAGTGAAGTGAGTGCAGAGAGTGGAGTGAAGTGAGTGCAGAGAGTGGAGTGAAGTGAGTGCAGAGAGTGGAGTGAAGTGAGTGCAGAGAGTGGAGTGAAGTGAGTGCAGAGAGTGGAGTGAAGTGAGTGCAGAGAGTGCAGTGAAGTgcgtggagtggagtggagtgcagagagtggagtggagtgcagagagtggagtggagtgcagagagtggagtggagtgcagagagtggagtggagtggagtgcagagagtggagtggagtggagtgcagagagtggagtggagtggagtgcagagagtggagtggagtggagtgcagagagtggagtggagtggagtgcagagagtggagtggagtgagtagggtggagtggagtggagagagtagggtagagtggagtggagagagtagggtggagtggagagagtagggtggagtggagagagtagggtggagtggagtggagagagtagagtagagtggagtggagagagtagagtggagtggagagagtagagtggagtggagagagTAGGGTGGAGTGGAGTGGGTGGAGTGGAGAGAGTAGGGTGGAGAGGGGGGAGTGGAGAGGGTGGAGagggtggagtggagtggagtggagtggagtggagagagtagggtggagtggagtggagagagtagagtggagtggagagagtagagtggagtggagagagTAGGGTGGAGTGGAGAGAGTAGGGTGGAGTGGAGAGAGTAGGGTGGAGAGAGTAGAGTAGGGTGGAGAGAGTAGAGTAGGGTGGAGAGAGTAGAGTAGGGTGGAGAGAGTAGAGTAGGGTGGAGAGAGTAGAGTAGGgtagagtggagtggagagagtggagtgAGGGTAGAGTGGGAGTGGAGAGCGAGTGGAGGGTGAGAGTGGGAGTGGAGGGGTGGAGAgtagggtgagtgagtgagtggagagagtgaggtggagtggagtggagagagTAGGGTGGAGAGGGGGGAGTGGAGAGAGTAGGGTGAGtggagtgggagtgagagtagggtgagtgagtggaggGGAGTGAAGGAGTGTAGCGAGtggagtgtagagagtagagtggagtggagagagGTGGAGTGGAGTGGGTGGAGTGGAGAGATGGGTAGGGAGTGGAGTGGAGAGGTAGggtggagtgagagagtggaggAGTGGAGTgagagtggagtggagagagtgggtagtggagtggagtgagagAGTAGGAGTAGGGTGGAGTGGATTGGAGAGAGTAGGGTGGAGgtggagtgagagtgagtaggGTGGTAGTGGAGtgatgagagggagggagtgggagtgagagtagGGAGTGAGGAGTGAGGAGGAGTAGGGTAGtgtggagtgagagagtgagtggagtggagagagagtggagtgggtggagtggagagagtggagCGGGGAGAGTAGAGTGGAGAGAgtaggagtgagtgagtggagtagaggtggagtggagtgagGAGAGAGTAGGGGatgagtggagtggagtggaggagTAGGGTGGAGTGGAGGGAGTGAGAGTAGAGGTAGTGGAGTGGAGAGGTAGGTAGTGGAGTGGAGAGAGTAGGTGTGGAGGAGAGTGGGTGGAGAGGGGAGGGAGTGGAGAGTGAGGTGGAGTGGAGAGGGGGGAGTGGAGAGGAGTTGCGGGGGAGTGGGGCGAGTGGAAGTTGCGGGAGTGGAgcgtgtggagtggagtggagcgAGTGGAGTTGAGGGAGTGGAGCGAGTGGAGTTGCGGGAGTGGAGCGAGTGGAGTTGCGGGAGTGGAGCGAGTGGAGTTGCGGGAGTGGAGCGAGTGGAGTTGCGGGAGTGGAGCGAGTGGAGTTGAGGGAGTGGAGCGAGTGGAGTTGAGGGAGTGGAGCGAGTGGAGTTGAGGGAGTGGAGCGAGTGGAGTTGCGGGAGTTGAGGGAGTGGAGTGGAGGGAGTGGAGTTGCGGGAGTGGAGCGAGTGGAGTTGAGGGAGTGGAGCGAGTGGAGTTGagggagtggagtggagtggagcgAGTGGAGTTGAGGGAGTGGAGCGAGTGGAGTTGCGGGAGTGGAGCGAGTGGAGTTGAGGGAGTGGAGCGAGTGGAGTTGAGGGAGTGGAGCGAGTGGAGTTGAGGGAGTGGAGCGAGTGGAGTTGAGGGAGTGGAGCGAGTGGAGTTGAGGGAGTGGAGCGAGTGGAGTTGAGGGAGTGGAGCGAGTGGAGTGGAGCGAGTGGAGTTGAGGGAGTGGAGCGAGTGGAGTTGAGGGAGTGGAGTGGAGCGAGTGGAGTTGAGGGAGTGGAGCGAGTGGAGTTGCGGGAGTGGAGCGAGTGGAGTTGAGGGAGTGGAGCGAGTGGAGTTGAGGGAGTGGAGTTGAGGGAGTGGAGCGAGTGGAGTTGAGGGAGTGGAGCGAGTGGAGTTGCGGGAGTGGAGCGAGTGGAGTGGAGGCGAGTGGAGTGGAGCGAGTGGAGTGGAGCGAGTGGAGTTGAGGGAGTGGAGCGAGTGGAGTTGAGGGAGTGGAGCGAGTGGAGTTGAGGGAGTGGAGCGAGTGGAGTTGAGGGAGTGGAGTTGAGGGAGTGGAGTTGAGGGAGTGGAGTTGAGGGAGTGGAgcgagtggagtggagtgagtggAGTCGAGGAGTGGAGCGAGTGGAGTGGAGTTGGAGTCGAGGGAGTGGAGCGAGTGGAGTTGAGGGAGTGGAGCGAGTGGAGTTGCGGGAGTTGAGCGAGTGGAGTTGAGCGAGTGGAGTGGAGCGAGTGGAGTTGCAGGAGTTGAGCGAGTGGAGTTGAGCGAGTGGAGTTGAGCGAGTGGAGTTGAGCGAGTGGAGTTGAGGGAGTGGAGCGAGTGGAGTCGAGGGAGTGGAGTTGAGGGTTAGTCCCAGTTTTAAATCACTCCGGTCGAGAATCAAACACATTCACCAAACTAATTAAGGGATAGGATTaaatttattaagaataaataataaccggtgaaggggggcacggtgtcttagtggttagcacgttctcctcacacctccagggttgggggttcgattcccgcctccaccttgtgtgtgtggagtttgcatgttctccccgtgcctcgggggtttcctccgggtactccggtttcctccccatgtccaaagacatacatggtaggttgattggcatctctggaaaattgtccgtagtgtgtgagtgaatgagagtgtgtgtgtgtgccctgcgatgggttggcactccgtccaggttgtatcctgccttgatgcccgatgacgcttgagataggcacaggctccccgtgacccgaggtagttcggataagcggtagaaaatgaatgaatgaataacaggTGAAAGGCAGCATCTCTTCGGGGTGTCTAAaggccaaaacaacaaacaaaacaactcttGAAAGCAAAAGGAGGAAGGGGTTAAGTGAcctaaatgaacataaaataaaacacatttaactcCATAATGAAAAACAAGTTACAGACGTaagatatcaaaataaataggctGGACATCTCTACGCTCCACCTGCTTGAGGAGTCACTTTAAGGACAAAAGAACATGATGGCAAGTTTGATCATCGCCCAGAGGAGGGATCCCGGAGCTCCCTACCCAAACACGGCCGAACCAAAAATGAGCTCCGTGTTGAACGCCGGAAGCGCCCGTATAAAGACCACGCCTCTTCTGAACcgccaatagagagagagaggaaatcatCATTGGGCGACCTATTAGAgcatgacagaaaaaaagagagaaaagaaaacaaacacataccaaATACAAAAACGTAGGTCGTAACGTGAAGTTATAACTAGGCAGAATTAAACCTAAACTTAATTCAAATAgttgcattaataattattattggaaggatattaaagtgtgtgtgtgtgtttgtgtgtgtagatgttccTACAGCAGGGTGGTGGTAGTCTGAACATCGGCTCGGTGCAGTTAGCTCAGGGTTCCCCTGTGCAGCCTGGCACTGCTCTGACCATGCAGGGGCTGGTGGTTCCTGCAGGAATCTTACAAGGCAACCTGACAtccacacacacgggcacacagcACGCCGTCACTCCACAGACACAGTCAGCTCAGCCACAGCAGCAGAACATTCTCCGAGAGCAGactggcgcacacacacaggtgagacacctcacacacacacacacacacacaggtgagacaccacacacacacacacacacacacacaggtgagacaccacacacacacacacacacacatacacacaggtgagacaccacgcgcacacacacacacacacacacacacacacacacacacacacacaggtgagacaCAACACATACAAAGGGCATTTACCTCTAATGCTTAGTTTATTAAATAGCTCTATATTTGAATTAGTTGgcaaaaaatgtttacaaatgaagatgagagattttttttccagagatcaaAACAATCAAACCCACACTTTCTGGATGAGAGAgatggttctctctctctctctctctctctctctcactcactcactcactcactcacacacacacacgctcactcacacacacacacacacagagtaacacactcactcactcgcactgtcacacacactcactcgcactgtcacacacacactcactcgcgctgtcatacacacactcactcgcgctgtcacacacactcactcgcactgtcacacacacacacactcgcgctgtcacacacactcacctgcaaTCTATTTCAGACACATTCAGACAGGGCTGAAGTCATGTGTGTGCTGTCAGAAAGGTCAcattaatgaaaacaaacatgtaaagtGCTTCACTGTACAAGAAGTTACAAGTTGTTCACTGTACTGTGATACTGTTGACCTCAGTGTGCTTAAGCCGCTGGGTGAATGCCACATAGTAGAAGCTGAAATGACA is a window of Tachysurus vachellii isolate PV-2020 chromosome 3, HZAU_Pvac_v1, whole genome shotgun sequence DNA encoding:
- the clocka gene encoding circadian locomoter output cycles protein kaput isoform X2; its protein translation is MTSSIDRDDSSIFDGLMEEDEKDKAKRVSRNKSEKKRRDQFNVLIKELGTMLPGNTRKMDKSTILQKSIDFLRKHKEIAAQSESSEIRQDWKPPFLSNEEFTQLMLEALDGFFLAIMTDGNIIYVSESVTSLLEHLPSDLVDQNLLNFLPLGEHSEVYKALSHTHILEGESLTPDYLKTKNQLEFCCHMLRGTIDPKEPPVYEYVKFIGNFKSLNSVPNSTRNGFEGVIQRSLRPSYEDRVCFIATVRLAKPQFIKEMCTVEEPNEEFTSRHSLEWKFLFLDHRAPPIIGYLPFEVLGTSGYDYYHVDDLETLAKCHEHLMQYGKGKSCYYRFLTKGQQWIWLQTHYYITYHQWNSRPEFIVCTHTVVSYAEVRAEQRRELGIEESPPEISADKSQDSGSESQLNTSSLKEALERFDQSRTPSASSRSSRKSSSHTAVSDPTSTQTKLQAEHSTPPRQSVSTIEKTSQRRSSISSQSMSSQNTGQTMSTCLVSQPQQPQQPQHPQQLQTTVQPVLQFSTQLDAMQHLKDQLEQRTRMIEANIQRQQEELRQIQDELQRVQGQGLQMFLQQGGGSLNIGSVQLAQGSPVQPGTALTMQGLVVPAGILQGNLTSTHTGTQHAVTPQTQSAQPQQQNILREQTGAHTQSQRSSHTLQSPQGALPASLYNTMMISQPGQANVVQISTSLAQNSSSGTAVATFSQDRQLRFPAAPQLLTKLVTGPMACGAVMVPTTMFMGQVMTPFAPQQSQTQTISIGQQAPTASQEQQGQTPTGTQPQSQNQTPLNQTQFLQAPRLLHGNQSAQLILQAAFPLQQQNAFATTTQQQQQQQQVQHQLQQQQLASHRPDGMTDRSNAPPQ
- the clocka gene encoding circadian locomoter output cycles protein kaput isoform X1, producing MTSSIDRDDSSIFDGLMEEDEKDKAKRVSRNKSEKKRRDQFNVLIKELGTMLPGNTRKMDKSTILQKSIDFLRKHKEIAAQSESSEIRQDWKPPFLSNEEFTQLMLEALDGFFLAIMTDGNIIYVSESVTSLLEHLPSDLVDQNLLNFLPLGEHSEVYKALSHTHILEGESLTPDYLKTKNQLEFCCHMLRGTIDPKEPPVYEYVKFIGNFKSLNSVPNSTRNGFEGVIQRSLRPSYEDRVCFIATVRLAKPQFIKEMCTVEEPNEEFTSRHSLEWKFLFLDHRAPPIIGYLPFEVLGTSGYDYYHVDDLETLAKCHEHLMQYGKGKSCYYRFLTKGQQWIWLQTHYYITYHQWNSRPEFIVCTHTVVSYAEVRAEQRRELGIEESPPEISADKSQDSGSESQLNTSSLKEALERFDQSRTPSASSRSSRKSSSHTAVSDPTSATQTKLQAEHSTPPRQSVSTIEKTSQRRSSISSQSMSSQNTGQTMSTCLVSQPQQPQQPQHPQQLQTTVQPVLQFSTQLDAMQHLKDQLEQRTRMIEANIQRQQEELRQIQDELQRVQGQGLQMFLQQGGGSLNIGSVQLAQGSPVQPGTALTMQGLVVPAGILQGNLTSTHTGTQHAVTPQTQSAQPQQQNILREQTGAHTQSQRSSHTLQSPQGALPASLYNTMMISQPGQANVVQISTSLAQNSSSGTAVATFSQDRQLRFPAAPQLLTKLVTGPMACGAVMVPTTMFMGQVMTPFAPQQSQTQTISIGQQAPTASQEQQGQTPTGTQPQSQNQTPLNQTQFLQAPRLLHGNQSAQLILQAAFPLQQQNAFATTTQQQQQQQQVQHQLQQQQLASHRPDGMTDRSNAPPQ